In Nakaseomyces glabratus chromosome A, complete sequence, the DNA window CAGTTCTAACCTTAGACAAGTAGTGAGTACCATTAGCACGAGTTTGACCCAATCTTCTGATGAAATCAGTTTGGGCAACGAAACCAGAAATGGTACCAGTATCCCAACCGAAAACGAAACCACCGAAAGCGATGAATAGACAGAAGATGGAAATAGAGACGTAAGCGGAAGCAGGCTTCTTTGGAATTTCAACCATTGGTTGACCTTCCTCATCGACATAAGCCTTGAATTCGTCTTCTCTGTCAGCCTTACTGTTGGAGGCTGACAAGACAGATTGTGATCTTGATTCTTGATCAGacattattgttatttattatttgtaatAGTTTGAATAATCAACTATTGCTTgatgattttttattatgaaGTAAGATATGAGATAGAATAGAAGGAATGATTGAATTCGAATTTATGTTGAATACTTGCCCTCTATTtataccattttttttggttcaaGAACTCGATTGTTGTTGAACAAGATCTTGGTATTTCTGACAAGATAGAATTCAAGGAGAAAAGTTTTTTCATTGCATATTCTTCTAGCGGTTTGCTCCTTCTCGAGCATCCCACATCCCCCggattaaaaaaaatttcttttgaagttttacttttttcttcttcgtGCTGTCTAGAATAAGTCACTAGGcgcaaaagaaaagctcTTACAACATTAGATCACAATTAGTTAAGTTCTAtctctttgtttttttttctttcaaaaatttttcttaaCAGAACGCGATGGACCTGCAGCATTTTGACTTAGTCAGTGAATGGAAAGATCTAAATAACTACAAGATACAGAatgaaagtaaaaaaagTAAGCAGCAGAAATTTTTGTAAGAGACGTAAAGTTCTTAGCTGGATAGTAAGCATCCTCGCAGCATAGTTTAGATTTTCCAACTACAAGGACATTTTGCCCCTTGCGATACTACAATCGCTACTCATCGAATGTATGATATTCCCATCTACTTTTACATGTTATCCaacatttctattttcaGAAACACTACTGGGCAACCTATGGGAGTTACTGAACAAGGGAGgtttactttttttttacaattTTACAATTTTACAAATTTACTTTTTCTATTGTATTTGTCCAACTTTATGACCCGAGGAACCTACCCCCCCCTGTCCCCCATATTAAATtcacttttcttttcacaCAATGGATAATACTGGAATAACAAGTTCTATTAGCATTTCACTAGTATGAACGAAGATATGATCCAATCTGGCAGCAGTtgcttttttcatttcagaACATTGCCCCTCACCCCCATTATAGTTGCATCGCTGGaagggggggggaaggGATGAAAGGAAAAGTGTTGTGTGAGCAAAGAATCAGTTACACTACTCACCATTCTGTGCCTGGAAAAGTCATTGTTCTTTGCTAAGTTGTACACCGGAAAATCCCCTGTACTCTGTGGGAACAACAGGGTTCGGGAAAACTTTTTCCTATGCAGAGAAATAGCTGCAGGGCTGAGGTTGAACACCGCGACCTGACTTCTTTCATTTAAATTGTaaacctttttttttaaaaaaaaagtgggGCAAAATCATTCTATTAGTCTTTTCGACATTGTACGTTGCTCTCTTAGCTGGAAAAACCATTTTTGTTGATATAGCGAAATCATGATTTTCCGAAAGGAAAAACTCATGTGTTTTGGGAGAAAAGGGGGGGTCAAGGAGACTAAATTTAGAGAATGGTACGAGTTAAGAAAgtgacaaaaaaatcatgGTGGGGGTGTCTTACTTAGACAAATCTGTAGCAGAGCAAGTACAGCTATCACAATAAGGAAAAACTGGGCCCGGGAATCAGCTCGAGCGGGcgaaagaagaaaaggtCCTTTGAAAGAGATTTTCCATGTAGCAATAACGGAAAAgctttttcaattgctAGGACATTTATCTGTGTACTGGGGTTTGAGAGGGTCCTTGTATCCTTTTGTCCTTAAAATGATCTCGTACTTGAGTATTCGTTGATAACGTTCTGTTCTATTGTTGGTTCACAGAGAAACAATCGGACAGTAGCTGTTTTGGTGCTGGTTGCGTTCACCTCCCATACAAACTTTTGTTGTTCCATTATGTGTAGTGGGGGGGTAGTGGAAAAATTCTTATTTTTCCGTGGTTGCACAAATCCTTCTTCGGGCATTAGGCTTGTGAATTACAGATACCAACCGAAAGTGGAAAGACAATAATACTTATTATTAGTTCTCAATGGTACTAGcgttttttcttcttcagagtAAGGTGGGGTGTAAGGGTCTAGGAATGGAAGTAAGAATACTACAGTGATGTCCACAGTAAATAGCAAGGAGAcggtttttattttattgttcCCGATTAAGTAAACTTAACACCTACGCTGGGTGAAATGATAATATCGTCAGGgttttcttctcttgaagaagaaaaaattgaacCAGACCTAATGTGGGGCCCCGCAATAATCTTTATTTCTGATGTGTAATTCAATTTATTCTGGAAACCCtggaaaacaagaaaaattagGACAAATTTCTATATTGGGAAGAAATGTAAACAAGTTAGCTTCACAGCAAGAAAAATGCTTTGTTCACTTGCAACTGACAAAATCTTTACCTTACCAAGGACCAAAGGGCGAAGACTAAACTTGGATTACTACGTCCAAAATCTTCTACATCAGGAAATGAGTTGCGAGAAAGAAAGCAGGAGTGGCATTGACCACTCTCATTGTGTCTTTGGGTCGGAATACATTGTTCTTACCTACACCATTTTACTAAGGGCTCGAAAGTTTTTCCGAAGCATGTTACTTTTCAAGAAGCTCAATGTGCAGCAGCAGGACAGAGTTTGGATAGCCTTTATTTTCTAAATTGTTATGCGAAGCTAATTTGTCACTTACTGTCTGCCCAGtaaaatagaaaaagagatagctgttatatttttgccTCACCTTTCGTAATGTAATTGGACTTACGTATGGTTTGGATAATACAGTGTCTACGTAACATATCCATATGACGCCTTGCTTTGGATAAGACAGTTATGAGATTTTTGTCGCCAATGCTTTCTGATCACGTATGAATTGGAAATATACAATTTCGTCAGACACGAAccatacatatatattgcCCCTTGATGTTTTCTCTTGCGGTTCATACTGTGCTGAAAAGAAGCGCTCTTCAAGGTTTTTCCGATACTTGAGTTTTACTACTGTGCGTCAGTTTACAGTTATTCTTCACCCTTGTTTCGCTCCACCCCCTGCCCCCCACTATATTTACgtcaattttattttagcAAATTTACCCCTCGATGATTTTTCTGCTGTATTGCTATTAGTGTTTCTTAGGCTCAACACGTAAACCTGTTCGAATTGACAGGTGATTTCAAAGTACTCTTGTTAATAAAATCTATTTTAGGGACATTATTTGATAATGACAGCTAGGACATAACATACATTGTTGTTTCTACTACATTTAATAAGGTCTTTCTACAGGCGTTTATACATTAGCCTGGGGGGAGATGGAAGGGCGTTTCTTTGCACACGTTGTAACAAAAGGACTGGTGCAAAAAACTATCGGATGTCTATTAATGATATCGTAATATTAGTTCTTATCCTAGAAGCCACTATACTAGATGTTCACGTATTAGTATTCTTTTACTAGTGCTGATATAACGGAATATTCTGAGAGATGAGTATTTTGGCGTTTCTTTCTTAATCACACAACAGATTTTCGCGCATCTTTTCTTAATACCAAATGTTGCTCGCCCAGAAATTTCCAGACCGTGAATTCAAGAATCAGCGCAAAAGATTTAGTTCACTCCATtaattcaacaaaatattactATACTGGgaaaaatttattgagATTGGATTGCTTCTAATTGTTTTGTGCTGTTATCATATTCCGTCATGGAAATCATAGTTTGTCCCGTTGCATTATAATCCTATTTACATAATTGAATGTGGGGGCGGGGAAGGGAAAGACTACATTCTACATCGATACTTTTTCtgataaattgaaataattgagcgattttttttcataattTTTGTAATATGAACCACTTCCccacaatttttttatcaattttgCTAATTTAACTGGAATGTAAGGTTAAAACTTGATTAAACTAGTTCCCATCGGATAGTTGCATAAGATACCACCAGGATCTGGGGGATCTAAGGTGGCTTTAAAATTTTAACGAGCCTCAAAATAACTTGaagatattttttgtttcaattaCTAGCTTTGCGTCACACTTGGTGGATAAACGAGGTGTtttcattgaattttaCTTCATATGATTTCAACAATTCGTAGCAAAAAAAGAGTACTAGATGAGGATTAGCCATAGTGACAActacttcttcaagttgttGTACCAACTCCCTTTTGTTAAAGCACTACAACAGTAAATTCTTAATGGTTCATTGAAATTTAATTTGACACTAACTATTTTaaatcaataaaatattcGTGAAAATCAAATAGAGATGTCAAGACTCAACCTTAAGAAATCATATAATACAAACAATCCAGAATAGAAATTTGTGTTATGTTTGCTGGATTGTTAATCGAAAAATGTAgtaacaaagaaaattttcatcttttccTTGTGAGGATAGTTATATGAGGGTGACCTAGTATAGGAAACCGAATAAATCAGTCTCTGTTACAATAACAGAGTGATCATCAAAcatattgaaagaataatattagGAAAATCtctgaatatttttaaaagtctaattaaaattactgaaatagaatttgaaattggtattaataatatataagaCTATATCATGAAGGACATTAAAAGAAAGGGATTATGTGTTGgattaaaaaattaagttacctttcaaaaattaatgaaaaaaaggaaCAAGCAAATTAAACTGTCAATTGATTTAATAGAATCTCTTGTACCATGGCTTGTCATCGTGCATCAAAGCGTCAGCATCGTAAGAAGCATCTCTCTTGGATGGTGGAACCCAGTTTGGAGACTTCCAAGCCAAGACACCTTCTTCCCACATAGTGTTGACTTCTTCCAAAGTTAGACCCTTGGTCTCTggaatgaagaagaaaacgTAGAAGTAGGAGAAACATAGACAGCCCATGAACACGTAACCGTAGTAGAAGTTAATGGCATTGGTAATAAATGGAGTGAAGAAGGCAATCAAGAAACCCCAGATCCAGTTGGAAGCTTGGGCAATAGCCATACACTTGGCCTTGACTCTCAATGGGAAAGTTTCAGAGTTGACAACAAATGGAATTGGAGCCCAGGTGGTAGCGAAACAGAAAATGTAGAAACAGGTGAAAACAATCATACAGTTACCAGCACCCTTGGATGATGGCTGTTTCATACCGTGAGGATATAGTCTGGTGACACCGACAGAAGCGAAGACAACCATACAAGCAGTCATAGCAGCGGCACCCCACAATAGACATCTACGACGACCGAAACGGTCAACAACGTACAAGGCAACGAAAGTGGAAGCGAAGTTAACAATACCAATGACAATGGAGGTTTCGAAAGAATCTTCCAAACCAACAGCCTTGAAAACAGTAGTACCATAGTAGAAGAAGTAGTTGTCACCTGTCAATTGTTGCAAAGATTGAATCATGATACCCATAATCAAACGTTGGAAAATCTTGGTCTTGGTGGAGAACAATTCACCCCAGGAAGCAGAACCAGCCAATCTTTCAGCTTCAACACCGGCTTGGACATTTTCAACTTCGAAAGTGACAGCTGGATCATCTGGAGAAACCTTGTTAGAGATAGCAATGGATCTTCTGGCTTCTTCAACTCTACCAACCTCAATCAAGTAACGTGGGGATTCTGGAACGAAGGTCATACCACCGATCATGAATAGAGCCCAGGCGAAACATAGGCCCAATGGAACTCTCCATTGGACAGAGTTGGAGTAGTTCTTGGTACCGTAGTTAGTACAGTAACCCAAGAAGATACCACAGGTAATCATCAGTTGGTAACAGGAAACCAAAGAACCTCTCATGTGCTTTGGAGAGACTTCAGAAATCAACATAGGAGACAAGACGGCAATACCACCAACACCCAAACCGGAGATAATTCTACCGATGAAGTATTGGTACCACTTGTCAATGGTAGCAATTTGAATAACGATACCGACAATGTAGATGACAACGACACTGATCAAACCGATCTTACGACCGTAAACATCACCTAGCTTGGACAAGACAACACCACCAATGGCACAACCGATGTtgaaaatagaaacaaTTAAACCGGTTCTAACCTTAGACAAGTAGTGAGTACCATTAGCACGAGTTTGACCCATTCTTCTGATGAAATCAGTTTGGGCAACGAAACCAGAAATGGTACCAGTATCCCAACCGAAAACGAAACCACCGAAAGCGATGAATAGACAGAAGATGGAAATAGCAACGTAAGCGGAAGCAGGCTTCTTTGGGATCTCAACCATTGGTTGGCCATCCTCATCGGTGTAAGCCTTGAACTCGTCCTCTCTTTCAACTTTGCTGTTGGAGGCCGAGAGAGCAGATTGTGATTCTTCAGACATTTTTAATGttagtattattttatGTCGATCAACTTCTTATTTGATAATGTTATCTAAGAAGTAATGTGTTATGAATATTGATGATCGATATTAGTGATGGGTTCTTTTTGTGAGAGAAAGGAAATAATGAATGAATCAGAAAACaggaaattgaaactgGATTATTGTATGAAATAATTGATCcttttatatgttttttttttttgggaaCATCTGTTCTATCTCTGATGAAGATACATTTGAGCTTCAATGTTGtcttttctgttttgtTGAATTGTACTTATTTTCTCCACATAAGGTAATACTCAAATTACCTCGAGTGTATGTGTGCAGTGTATGTGTACGCAATACTGCCTTTCAACTTAACTCATCGAGGGCCCAAATAAGAAATGTAACAAGCAAAAATTTGTCCTGGAGGTATTCGCAGAGGAGTCACACTGCCGTTATTCCCTTCTCTCTTGGTTGCATATTAACAAAACAGAAGAACAGGCTGTTTCTACTTGGAAGCAATGAGCTCGGATAACAGACTCACACAACCGTCAGCTTGTTCTCCGCCATATTTGACTTTGGATTGTCGCCTTTTCTTTCGGGAGAGCCCTTCATCGGAAAAACTACCAAAAAATGAGAAGCAATTCAGTAAAATGAGCGTACaaccaattttttttttgggaagGGATGGACGAGTGGAAAAACTTTTTCCCTGTGTCTGTACTAGGTAAATGAACATCAATGGTTTTCACGGGTGTTTGCAGGAAAATTGTTATGAAACCAAAAATATCTTATTTAGGGAGGGATGGAGGGGTCTCATCCAAATTTGTACGTACAAAGCTCTGCATTCGGTAATGGAAAAAAATGGGAGTGACTAACGAAAACAGGGAGATTAAAGACTCTGGAAAAACCAGCAATCAGGTCTAGGGGGTACGTACTTTTCTGTGTGATCTGCAACCTTTGGAGTTTTTCCTTGTAGACTTTCTGTTGCTTCCCCTTTGATAGGACTAGTTCTTAGCggaaaaacaacaacaagaagaaaaaagtcCAAATTGATTTGCCCCTCGCTACCCCCCCCCCCGGAAAATCTCCTTTTTTCCTTGAAACATGGAACAATTTTTTGCGGGGTCGATGAGTTCCTAATTACGTAGATGTGAGTCCACCTCTCCCATTTAGGCAGCGTTCAAAGATAATATACTTAGCACTGTCAAAGTTCATAATAGAATTTTTCCCAACTACCATTATTTCGGAAAAACTTTAGCAAGGGactcttttcttctataATTATTCCATCAAGGGCACTGGGATAGTTGCAAGGGATGGCCAAGGAGTGCGAAATGGCGCGGGGGGTAAGGGAGGTGGCGCACAGTGAGTATTGTTAACTGCGATTTAGTTGAATGCCGCAATGTCATATGATGGATATCCTCCGGATTAATTTCTGTAGCTTTGataaaaattacaaaatgaGGCAAATGCGGGGGTGTTAGCTAATAAGATTCATTTGGTAATACCATGTATCCATCTCAGGTTTTTCCGGGTGTATACACCCAATTTAGCATTGGGTTCGCTTTTTATTTCCATCTGTGACCCCCCGGAATAGTTATTTTGTGTAcatcttttctttacagCAAGAAGATAGTGTCAAAATTTGATAGAACTGTATAGGCCAATAGAGACAGTGGCatgattatattttaaaagaTACAGATCGTTGTTGATAAGAGAAACTCACTCATGTTAACCATTCTACTTGATGAGGTTGTTTTAACATACCAATTGTCCAGACCTATGGAATAGAGGGGTTGTTGGGAGCAAGGTTCCACATATATATCCTGGTTCAAACCGATTGTAAGAAACATGAAACCCACTTGTTTCCTTTCATTAAAAAGTATTCATTTGATGGGAAGCGTATTTTTGGTactttttttgtagtaACTTGACATTCAAATTTTGCTCTAGCATATCATGTTAACCTTCCATTACTAGCCAAAGCTATAGCTGCAATTATAGTAAGTTTATATGGAGAGGAGACATTGCAACCGTTTGTATTTGCTTTTTTgatgaataaaaattaacttaaatattggtgaaatagcaattttttttaatagcTGAAAATTCAACAAGTATGCGCTGAATTTCAGAAAGAAGACAATCACAGCGTTTGAATACTTTTTGTTAGCAAAAGGAATTGGTCTTTCGTTTTCCAATTCATATATAAATCACGTTCTCATTGTAGTGATTGTAATCTATTATTGAATTCCATTGTTTTTTAATCATACAATACTATTTAATGGCATTATGTGCTAGTTTTGCATTTGACGACTGTAATCGTTTACTTTTGTAGCTTTGACTAATGCATAAGAGTGGTATTACTCTACTTGAGGTATTTAATCTCGTATAAATATTGTGATTAGTATCGTATGtgctaaaaaaaatactatgTATCATATCAGAATGGCTATGTACCAGTAGATACaagtttttattatattgtgAAGCATCTTcccttttttcttttatcagTGTCTCGGTCAATTCGGAGCAAGGCATCTTAAAGCAATAAGAGCTCAAGCAATAATAGTTAGATGAGGTATTTTATAGTTTCATAATATACGTTATGTTTGctttagtttttttatttataatataaatgCCGAGGATATGTTATAACAATCATTTTGTAGAATTCCTATAATTTGGAATTTGATCGCTCTTTCTAGGTTTAATTCTCTTTGTGATCTTAGCATTAAGAGTACTAATCTGCATTGATTTTAATGAGATATCTTTAACGTGTTAAGCTGCTTATTTTCTATCCATAAAATATTCTGCATTATTTGAGTGCAGGGGTAtcaatttgatattattggCTATTTCAAGTTATACTGCGGCTCTTAAAGACAACACATGCCCCACATGTAATATCCACATCCTGTATCAGAGCCGTGTAAAGTATTAAGTTTTTGAGTATATAGATAAGCTCATAAATTTAAGATAAACTCGAACCTACTTATTATTCTAAACAAAAGTGATTATATGATCATACTGTCCAAGAATATGAGCGTTCAACGACCATGGCGTAAGGCTATAGCAGACTACTCATACCGGTACAGAAGTTAGTCTATGAAAGATAAGATAAGATAAGATTCCTAATCAGGAAAGAAACCGAGTTAGGGCTTCTTAGAACCAGTTTATCTGCCAAAGATGAAAGGTATAAAAGGAGCCCTCATCTCTATTAGTCTATGAAGTTAAACCTAAGTTCTAGTATCTTATTCTGTATAATGAAGAAGGATTAGCAGTATATTTTGTATAATATTCCATTAGAGTTTTGAATTACTATCTTATCATCATGTCTTCTAAGTATAACTGGACACATGAACTAACTACTCCACAAGATCATCTTACAATATCGCAACAATGTCCTTCACCACACATTGTACGTGAAGGCTAGTCTTTGACGAACACAAAAATAACAAGTGCATCTGGCATTTATGAGTGACTGGCTAGGATATTAGTTTCGTCACGATTGTTGctgaaatttttataaaaGTGAGAAACTTTTTATTGGAACTATTATCTTACTGTGAATTTCAGGAATATAGTTCCTGTCAGATAGGAATTGTAGTCATGATATTTGTTAGATATTATTCTgacaaataaataatttcGTCTTGCATATGATTCCTCAAATATGACATTGAGGATGGAAAATGCAAGGTATCGAACTTGGTTATAGTAAGCTATTCTCAAGTTCTAATATTCTCTGATCCTAATTTGGAGTGGTATTGCCACCTTTCCTCAATtacaattaaaaatattgcaGAGAAAATTCGTTCCTGTTACATAACAACAGCAGTCTTCTATCTTAATGTTTTCTCTACAAGATTAGAAGTTGTTTGTTCTACGTAGTGATAAAATACTTTCTTTAATGTTGGCCTAAATCATTTTCAAGATATATTATAATGCAGAATTTGTGAAATACTATTGATTTTATGTAGAAATATTACTATAAAGGTTCCtatttgttattgatcTCATCTTGTTAGTCTGAGCCATTTTGATAGAGAATCTAATAAGCACCCTTTTATataaaagaagatgataaCAGATATTTCACACTTCAGATGCCAATATCTCCAGATTGTAGGATTACAATTAGATAAATTATTATACAGGCATATAAGCTGGGAAGCAGGTCGAAAtctctttttgtttctttaaTGTGTTACATGTTTTTATTCGTTGAGCTTTTTCCAAGGTCACCAAATCAATTAAAACTTTTTGCCGCTGTTAGCACGTATACGTAACTTTCCAGCGTTTTTTACTACTTTCTTGGCACTAAGTAAAATACAAGTTGGGATATCTTTGAATATCATGAAATATTTTACCTTCTAATACGTCTTTCGAAAAACTCACCGATGCTCAATAGGTGATCTCTCGTGTAGCTTTCTTGTTTAATCTCCATACtgatatcaaaaattactaagaataacaattttattttccttaTTATCATCTTGTGGGATCGAGTAACACAATTAATCTTAAAAATGATTATTTTGGTATAGGCAGCCAACAGTACATAGAATGGTAGTATATGGGTTTCTTACAAAATGGAGGTTACGTGAAAGATGATTATCCAGATGAGGGAAGAGCATTGATGCTGGTCTCAGAATATTACGTACAACACATTACCACCGCTAACTATTATAATAAATGTGTTAAAATTATCCTGATCGGTTTAATTGTGTCAACAAACTTAGGTCTTTAATTTCtgacttcttttcttttatttagATTCAGTAATTGTGTGAactaaaatattataaagtGTGCTAGACTATAAAGGATGCAGTAGAACGTCAGATCTCTGTTTATCTAGTATAGTGTATCGTTAGAACCTAGAATTTCTGCAAGAAGATTTCGTTGAAAaccttttttctttattatcGATGGTTGCAAATTGAACAATTGTCGGTTTTGATGTTGTTGCAAAATACTAACTTGCAGGAATAAACGGCAGTCAATATTCAACTCTTACTGCtataagaaaaaattgttaACATAGccgcaaaaaaaaatgcctACGTAAATGATCTGGATGGCTAAATATGAATGTCTAGTTATCTTGCAAGATAGGGGCATTATGTAAACACAGAAAGTGGCAGGATATTTGACAATACGGCTGTAAATGACAAGTTGCTTATATCagctaagaagaaaaaagaaagaaaaagaaaaagacgtaaataaaatattatcgATATTATGATCCGTAGCacagtttcttttcttgatcGCATGTTTCTGTAAATGTTCTCAATAGTGTTTGTATTGCCTATGTCTCATAAAATGATACCACTAGTAAGACACGACTAGGACtatggttttttttttctagcTCCTACGATTTGTTTGTACTCAATTAACCCATTTAACAGCAGAGAAATTTATGTTTTATGCCAGCACAGGTGTAAACATGTCAAGATTTTATTTCTGATTATACGAAAAACTACTTTGACGGTTAGAGGTGCGTATGGTTCGTTAacacttttttctttttttcataatTTGCAATTGCCAAGACAGATGTGTTTGTTTTCTTGCTGTTGCTTTGACAGCAGTAAAATTACGTACAAAGTTTAAGTTATAAGTAATATGACGTCATCTAAATATACAATTGATGGTCCTCGGAGTTAGTGGGTTACGGTGCGAAAAACGAAAACTTAATCTCTCACTTCAAAGTCAAATTATGCGGGAGGTTTTCACGCTATTCTTCACGGCTCTTAGTATTTCACGAGGATTTCTGGGAATTCTTCACTACATAAAGTTTCCTCACAATCATTCCAGTTAGAAATGTTGTACCAACTGTACTTGGCGGTCTA includes these proteins:
- the HXT4/6/7 gene encoding sugar porter family MFS transporter (CAGL0A02233g~Ortholog(s) have glucose transmembrane transporter activity and mitochondrion, plasma membrane localization) produces the protein MSEESQSALSASNSKVEREDEFKAYTDEDGQPMVEIPKKPASAYVAISIFCLFIAFGGFVFGWDTGTISGFVAQTDFIRRMGQTRANGTHYLSKVRTGLIVSIFNIGCAIGGVVLSKLGDVYGRKIGLISVVVIYIVGIVIQIATIDKWYQYFIGRIISGLGVGGIAVLSPMLISEVSPKHMRGSLVSCYQLMITCGIFLGYCTNYGTKNYSNSVQWRVPLGLCFAWALFMIGGMTFVPESPRYLIEVGRVEEARRSIAISNKVSPDDPAVTFEVENVQAGVEAERLAGSASWGELFSTKTKIFQRLIMGIMIQSLQQLTGDNYFFYYGTTVFKAVGLEDSFETSIVIGIVNFASTFVALYVVDRFGRRRCLLWGAAAMTACMVVFASVGVTRLYPHGMKQPSSKGAGNCMIVFTCFYIFCFATTWAPIPFVVNSETFPLRVKAKCMAIAQASNWIWGFLIAFFTPFITNAINFYYGYVFMGCLCFSYFYVFFFIPETKGLTLEEVNTMWEEGVLAWKSPNWVPPSKRDASYDADALMHDDKPWYKRFY